One genomic segment of bacterium includes these proteins:
- a CDS encoding DUF2283 domain-containing protein, translating to MRFREKASEIETIQISNELNIDISPDGKVYGIELLNANEQLQIIQKGFAFTDESTGKTVQIPVCSK from the coding sequence GTGAGGTTTAGAGAAAAAGCCTCTGAGATTGAAACCATCCAAATAAGCAATGAATTAAATATTGACATTTCTCCTGATGGAAAGGTCTATGGCATTGAGCTATTAAATGCCAACGAGCAGCTTCAGATTATACAAAAGGGATTCGCCTTTACTGATGAATCTACAGGAAAGACTGTGCAAATTCCTGTATGCAGTAAGTGA